AATGGTGAATCGCCAAATTCACTTCGCCGCAAACGTGGACCGGCAGACGCGTGAAGTTGTCAAGCGTGTCGGCAATGCGCCCATCGGTGCTGTTTTCGATGGGCACCAGGCCGTAATCGCAATGCCCGCGATTCACCTCTTCAAACACCGCGCCGATGCTCGCCACAGGCACGTAATCCACGCTCTTGCCAAACCGCTGAATCGCCGCCAAGTGGCTGTATGTGTATACCGGCCCCAAATGTGCCACCCGCAGCGTCTTTTCCAAGGCGCGCGAACCGCTGATTACTTCCCGATACACGGCCTGCAAACATTGATTCGAAAGCGGCCCCTTGTTGTGTTGCGCCACGCGCGCCAAAACTTCGCACTCCCGCACCGGATCGTACGCCTGCTGTCCATTGGCTTCCTTCACTTTGCCGATCTTGTGCGCCAACCTAGCGCGCTCGTTCATAAGCGCCACAAGTTTATGGTCGATATGGTCGATCTTCGTCCGCAGCGCGGCCAAAGCCGGCAATTGTGCCGCAGGTGCGCGCGCCGCCGCTCTAGCCTGACGCGTAGGTGTTTTGCGAGCGCGGTTCGATGGTTTGGCTTTTGCCATATTGGGCGGGCGATTAGCGTTTGACGAGAATACAGCGAGGAGTTTTGGAGAATATGGTGTAACTGTCTAAAAGTCAAAAATTCAAACGGGGAAATGCGGGTAATCCAGTCGTGTCGCCCCCGTACCCATGCCGAACAAGCCTACTTCACGAGTGTCAATTTGGCAGTTCGAGCACTTTCCAGGACTCAAAAAATGTGGCCGCCAAAGCCTATTCTTTCGCATTCACAAGGCTATATTTGCAAGTAGGTTACGCCGAGTTCCGCCAGCCCACCCAGCCCGGCACGGCCTTTGCTTTTCCAGGCTGTGCCGCTTAAAAGCAGACATTCCTCGCAATACGTACTAAACAAACAAATCCCCGGGGTTGCTGCCCAGGGTCATCGACAAATATCCAAAGGAGCCATGCATGGCAACTGGCGAAAAAATCATCGGAATCGATTTAGGCACCACTAACTCGGTCGTGGCCGTGATGGAAGGCAAAGATGCCAAGGTCATTCCCAATCAGGAAGGCAACCGGCTCACGCCCAGCGTCGTGGCCTTCACCGACAAGGGCGATGTGCTCGTTGGCGAGCTGGCTCGGCGTCAAGCTATTACCAACCCCAAGAAAACGGTCTACTCCATCAAGCGCTTTATGGGCCGCCGCCACAGCGAAGTGGCTTCCGAAGAAAAAATCGTCCCCTATCAAGTCGTCGGTGCGCCTGAAGAGTACGTCAAAGTCAAAGTCGGCGACAAGGACTACACCCCGCCCGATATTTCCGCGCGCATCCTTCGCAAACTGAAAGAAGCCGCCGAAGCCTACCTCGGCCACAAAGTCAACAAGGCCGTCATCACCGTGCCGGCCTACTTCAACGATGCCCAGCGGCAAGCCACTAAAGATGCCGGTCAAATTGCCGGCCTGGAAGTGGCCCGCATCATCAACGAGCCTACCGCCGCGGCCCTGGCTTATGGCCTGGATAAAAAGAACCAGGAAAAAATCGTCGTCTTCGATCTCGGCGGCGGTACCTTCGACGTTTCCGTGCTGGAAGTTGCCGACGGCGTGTTCCGCGTCATTTCCACCAATGGCGATACGCACCTGGGCGGCGACGATTTCGACCGCGTTCTGGTCAACTACGTGGCCGACGAATTCAAAAAGGAAAACGGCATCGATCTGCGCAAAGACCCCATGGCTTTGCAGCGGCTGCAGGAAGCCTGCGAAAAAGCCAAAAAAGAGCTCAGCTCCGCCAACTCCACCGATATCAATCTGCCGTTCATTACCGCCGATGCCAACGGTCCCAAGCATTTGCAAATGAACATCACCCGCTCCAAGTTCGAGCAACTGGAAGATGAATTCTTCGAACGTTGCCGCGGCCCGGTGCAGCAAGCGCTCAAGGACGCCAAAATGGAGCCCAAAGATATTGACGAAGTCGTGCTGGTCGGCGGCTCCACCCGCATTCCCAAAGTGCAAGAACTCGTCCAAAAAATGTTCGGCAAGGAGCCGCACAAAGGCGTCAACCCCGACGAAGTCGTCGCCGTCGGCGCGGCCATTCAAGGCGGCGTGTTGGCCGGCGAAGTGCAAGACATTTTGCTCCTCGACGTCACGCCCCTCAGCCTGGGCATCGAAACCGAAGGCGGCATTTTCACCAAGCTCGTCGAACGCAACACCACCATCCCGACCGAGAAAAAACAGGTCTTCAGCACCGCCGCTGATAACCAAACCGCGGTCACCGTCAGCGTTTATCAGGGCGAACGTCCCATGGCCCGCGATAATCGCGTGCTCGGGCAGTTCAACTTGGAAGGTCTGCCGCCGGCGCCGCGTGGCCTCCCGCAAATCGAAGTCAAGTTCGACATCGACGCCAACGGCATCCTCAACGTCTCGGCCAGAGATCTCGGCACGGGCAAGGAAGCCAAGGTCCGCATCGAAAAAACCGGCGGCCTGACCGAAGACGAAATCAAAACCAAGCTTCGCGAGGCTGAATCGCACGCCGAGGAAGACAAACGCAAACGCCAAGTGGCCGAGCTGCGCAACCAAGGCGAGTCGATGTGCTTCCAACTGGAAAAGCTCATCAAGGAACACACCGGCAAGCTGAAAGATTCCGACAAGTCGGCCCTGGAAAGCGCCATGGGCAAAGTCCACGACGCCATCAAGGGCGACGACCCCGACACCATGAAGTCGGCCATCGAACAGTTGGAGCAGGCCTCCCACGCCTTCAGCAAAACGCTGTACGAGTCGACTGGTGGCGCCGGCGCTGCCGGTGCGGGCGCCACGGGCTCCGCC
The sequence above is drawn from the Pirellulales bacterium genome and encodes:
- the pheA gene encoding prephenate dehydratase, which translates into the protein MAKAKPSNRARKTPTRQARAAARAPAAQLPALAALRTKIDHIDHKLVALMNERARLAHKIGKVKEANGQQAYDPVRECEVLARVAQHNKGPLSNQCLQAVYREVISGSRALEKTLRVAHLGPVYTYSHLAAIQRFGKSVDYVPVASIGAVFEEVNRGHCDYGLVPIENSTDGRIADTLDNFTRLPVHVCGEVNLAIHHCLLGLCQRSEVQEVYSRPQALSQCRNWLSRHLPQARSVEVTSTTTAAQLAKEKPGAAAIASVQAAVHYGLNLLAENIEDQQGNVTRFAVIGQHPGPRTGNDKTALMFEIQHKSGSLADALNLFKRNKLNLTWIESFPISRPEGGYLFFVEMEGHQLDKRVQKATQLLARRAVRLTVLGSYAKAPPAV
- the dnaK gene encoding molecular chaperone DnaK — protein: MATGEKIIGIDLGTTNSVVAVMEGKDAKVIPNQEGNRLTPSVVAFTDKGDVLVGELARRQAITNPKKTVYSIKRFMGRRHSEVASEEKIVPYQVVGAPEEYVKVKVGDKDYTPPDISARILRKLKEAAEAYLGHKVNKAVITVPAYFNDAQRQATKDAGQIAGLEVARIINEPTAAALAYGLDKKNQEKIVVFDLGGGTFDVSVLEVADGVFRVISTNGDTHLGGDDFDRVLVNYVADEFKKENGIDLRKDPMALQRLQEACEKAKKELSSANSTDINLPFITADANGPKHLQMNITRSKFEQLEDEFFERCRGPVQQALKDAKMEPKDIDEVVLVGGSTRIPKVQELVQKMFGKEPHKGVNPDEVVAVGAAIQGGVLAGEVQDILLLDVTPLSLGIETEGGIFTKLVERNTTIPTEKKQVFSTAADNQTAVTVSVYQGERPMARDNRVLGQFNLEGLPPAPRGLPQIEVKFDIDANGILNVSARDLGTGKEAKVRIEKTGGLTEDEIKTKLREAESHAEEDKRKRQVAELRNQGESMCFQLEKLIKEHTGKLKDSDKSALESAMGKVHDAIKGDDPDTMKSAIEQLEQASHAFSKTLYESTGGAGAAGAGATGSAGAGDGKKADEEAIDAEFEVKKE